A stretch of DNA from Hirundo rustica isolate bHirRus1 chromosome 1, bHirRus1.pri.v3, whole genome shotgun sequence:
tgtgtatatgtgtgtgtgtgtatgtaaatGTAAACATCTAGGCTTCGGTTTTATAGAAAAAGATACTGTAGCACAGATGCCAGTATACATATCCCTGGTACTCTAGCAGTAACAACCCTTCATTGTGAATGTTTTCTCCTCCTATTCTTGCTTTCCAGCCTTTTAAACAAATGAGACCTATTTCTGTAGTCCCATAGACGCTCAGCCTTTGGTGACAAGTCCTACAAAACACGTTTCGGTAATCCAAAAAGACTGTAATGGCACAGCCCTTTTGCCCATATGCTTCCTAACACCTTCAGACAACTCAAAAAGATTTGTGATTCTGGATTTCCTATTACAAAATTTTGTTGACACTCCTCCAATAAGTCATGTTAACCCACACACCCACTATGCTCCTTCTATTAATTTGCCCAACACCGACTCATGAGTTTGTAATTATCTGTGTCTCTGAAATCCTTCTAAAACTGATGTTGCATTAATCATCTTCCAGGTCCTTGGAAGGGGGTTTTAAATGAGATTACTGTTCTTTGATTTTGGAGTTTGTTTGGTTTCCTAAGTAATCCGTAATTTGTCCTTCTGAATGTGTATTGCTCATTTTCTCCATAACCTCATGTACATTTGCTTTACAGATAATCAAGGGAATTTCCTGCTGGGAATATCCATGAATGATTTCACAGCAGACAGCAATGCAAATGTTAATTCCGCTTTTCTGTCATGACTTTATTCTATCATaacattccttttattttcctcacaaGTTTTTGACAGGTTCCTCATCTCTGAAGCAAATTAAAAGCCTTTGTTCAACTTTATATGAGACTGTTCTTCCATCTTGTACTGAACACTTCTtcataaagcaggaaaaaaaagtatttaaattatataaaaatatcattttgagaaataaaaaaagtaaaggttTCAtagatatttcaaaattaaatatttctacctttgatttcaaacacaaaaatctGAAGTATTGGTTTCCTTGAGACTGAAGTTTGGTCTGTCCTTACTTAATATTTAGAATAGAAAGTATCAGACGTTATTATAAATGTTACTGCATATAAACcaaattttcttaaattatgtATTAGCAGATTGTATAATCTGTTAAACTTACTATTACTAACATTTTTATGACTCAAGTTTAACTGAGTAAGCACACATTCTTTAATCCTATCTTTCAGAAGTTCTTACAACTCACTACAAGCTATTACAATGCAAAGCCACAAGCTGTAAACTTTAAGAGAGCTGCAGAACAAGTCAGAGCACAGATCAATTCATGggtagaaaataaaactgagggTAAGTATAATTCTGATGGCTTTTTTCTTGTCTAACTTTTAAGTATTTTGTGTTTCCACATTTATTGCTCTTGCAGCCAAGCATCCATAAAAGGTGGAAACTCAGGGCAGAGGGGTGATGAGCAAAGTACAGCTAAAGAGTCTGAAGAGTGCCTCTCTCCAGCTTAACTGCTGCTCCTTACAAGGCCCTTCCCTCAATCCTTTATGCTGTAGCCTCCTCTGAATCATTGTTGTTTGAAGGGTAGATACTGTGTGGCTACACAATGATTAATGAGGGTTTTACTTCTGCATTCTTCAGCTGCTTGCAAGCAACTTCACAGAGCATTCAAGCTATTCTGCTTTACCCACCTTCCAATGCCATTTGCTACCAAAACTccaataaatataattttaaaataaaccaaaccaaaccaacaaacaaacaaacaacaagaaAACACCACCCAACCCCCCCCAGAGAATTCATAGAACGGTTTAGGTTGGTAGGaaccttaaggatcatctcgctccaacccccctgccatggacagggacatcttccactagaccaggttgctcaaaaccccattcaacctggccttgaacacttccagggatggggcatctacaACTTCCTCGGCAATGGATACAGACATACTTCAAAGGTCATTTTTTACCACATGTACAACATAAATATGTACagtaaaaaaacctcccaaatgcaataatttttgaaagagaGGTAGGCACAGACAGGGAACAATTAAAATTGGCAAGTTATGCAGTCATACTGGAATAACAGTCTCTTTGGTTTTGAAGGGAAAATACAGAGTCTGCTGCCTGCGGGATCTCTCCATTCTCGCACTGTGTTGGTCTTAGTAAATGCCATTTACTTCAAAGGAAAGtgggaaaagaaatttctgGAGCAAAATACTTCTGAGATGCCCTTCAGAATAAGCAAGGTAAATTCCTTTTCAATATGCCTGTTGTCCTATCTCAATATGTCTTTTACTGAGGAGAAAATACTTCACCTGTATTTCATATGCCACTGCAACACTAATTATAGCTGAGAAAGTGGTACAAACTCAGGGAGAATACCAGCTGTGAAAATAACTCAGCATTGTCTTATTTATGCATGTACATGAAAACTGGATTTTTAGTTTATAACTCGGTATCAAAATACTTGGGAATAGTTAAagttaatttagaaaaaagtaAGCTAAGCAGGTTAGGGAAAGTAGCTTAAGGATAAGAAGAAATTTCTCTAAGTACCATTTTCAGATGGGACCAGGTTGCTTTTGAGAGCAATGTTTACACACGCAGAGCTCACTTCTGCCCTTGAACCCTGAGATCGTGGGATCTTATCCAGCTGTTCCTCCCACATGCATCCTGGGTGCTGCACCAAACCTCACAGGGAATTTTCATGGGGTTTGTCATTTTAGCTGAGTTGTGTGAGGGTGATCTATTCAGATGATCTATTCATTGAGCTAACAGTATTTAAATGATCATGCACTGACAATTCCCAGTAGCTGACTGCACACATATTTTTGGACTGTATCAAAAGTAAGCAAAACTATTTGTCAatggaaacaaacattttgtttgaCATAGATTAAGGGTGCAAATACCTTTTGTATTGCCACGCATTGCCAGACAATGTGAAGCAATTGATGTGACTGTCTACCCAAAACCTACTACGCTATGTATGCAATTTTAGGATCCATCACAGCAGTTGGTTGTGGTGGGTAACCTTGGCCAGccaccaggtgcccaccaagaCTCCCTATTACTGCCTATTCTCAGGACAGGGGGAGAAAAATAGGATGAAAAGGTCATGGGTCAGGGAAAGAACAGGGAAAGCATTTATCACTCGCCATCATGGGAAGAACGGGCTCAAcatcaagaaattaatttattgccaaCTCTCAGAGTAAGTTAGTGAGAAGTGAACCAAACATAAAGTGCCTCCCCCCTACCCCACCCTTCCTCCCAGGCCCAACTTCACTTGTGACTCACCTGTGCCCCAAAGCAGTGCAGAGGACTGGGCATGGGCTAATGCAGTCAGCTCATCGCATATTGTCTCTacatctccctcctcctccataCAGTTTTCCTCTGCTCAAATGTGGGGTCCTATCCATGGGAAAAGGTCCTTCACATCCAATGTGCATCCTTCCCACGGTGTGCATTTTTTCAagaactgctccagtgtgagtcCACTGCGGGGTCACAGGTGATGCCAGAAAACCTGCTCTTAGagggctgctctccagagcatcacaggtcctgccaggagcctgctccagcatgggttcTCCATGGGTTATAGGGTGGATATTTGCACCACCATTGTTTTCAccgtgggctgcaggggaatctcagctccagagcCTGAAGTACCTTCTGCCCTTCctttgtcaccctggtttttctgagttttttaaagccttctacttgttcataagatggagtcagtttctttagttttgtCATAATATTAGGAGCGGTTTTAACTTTTTTCACAAATGGGAaacataaacaaacattttgtttttcattccctgtcctttgtttacatatctCTAGCCTAAAAGTagttgtaactgacagctggtctggccaaTGGGGTTAAAggtagtaaccccagaagccaatccacaaccagacccacaaatgtataaaaatgtaagaaataaacaggctgggGCTCTTggccctgctctctctctctgaggagcaactctgccctgcaaatctcttgtctccgtgtgattgctttgcgtgccgAGATCACACTCCTTCCTTGCTGACCTAGGTGTCCTCAGGGCAGTTTCTTCCACATCATCACACTtggctctcccagctgcttttGTGCAGCAGTTTTTACCCTTTCTTAAATATGTAATCACAGAGGTGCTACCAAGGTCACTGACTGGCTCAGATTTGGACAGCAGCAAGTCCATCTTGGAGCCCGCTGAAACCCGCTCTGCCTGACAGAGGCACCTTCTGATGTCTCCTCACAGAAGCCATCCCTGCAGCTTCCCCATTACCACACAAACCAAATACATTAGTGCCAGAGAGGGTTTAATTCACAGGGTGAATAGCAAGACCTGCAAAGAGAGTTACTTGATAATCCAAGCTAactcctttattttaaatttagaaatacaTTACATGAGATTCAGTTAGTAGGTATTTAGTGTGTGTGTTTATGCTAATTTTTTATAAAGATCTCAGTGATGTTGAAAGGGGTTGTATGTGATCCTGTCTAAAGAAAAAGGTCCTGGGTATCCAGATGCTGCTGAATCTTgtacttgttttcatttcaatgaAGCAACTAAATTTTATCATCCTTTTAATGtattagataatttttttatctgattttttttccagaccaaGACTAAACCAGTACAGATGATGTTTTTGAAAGATAAATTTTTCACACTCCATGAAACCACCatgaaaatcagaataattGAGCTGCCATATGTGGAAAATGAACTCAGCATGTTCATTCTTCTACCTGATGACATCAGTGATAACACTACTGGCCTGGAGCTGGTAAGGCTGACCTACTGTTGCATCACATACACTATGAAAAGTaacagaaacagatgaaaaaagcGAGGAAGAACAAGCTTCAAAATCACAGTAGAATAGCTCTGATGTAAtcatattttgtttcagaaactGCAACACCATGATTTTTAGTTTATGATTCAGGACATATGATGACATTGCAAACATGGTACATCTAAACCTATGTCCAGACAACTATCTTGGACTATTTTGTATCCTCTTTCCTATTGCCAGTATAGCATAGGGTCACCTCTGAATCACCATGCCCTAGAGTTATGAGGGCTgtataaattcatttttaaatgtaattttccgTCTGGATTTCCAGCTGATAGTTTGCAGTGAGGTTTCTCAAACGAGGTGCTGACAACCCTGACCCAGAAGGTGTCAACGGCAAATCATGACCATGCCAGGATCAGTTTCAGCTTCAAAACAGAGCAgggcaaatatttttatttgtatatcAGTTCCCATGGATCCTGTTTATTTATCACTACTCAGAGAAAATTTATCCATATGCACACACATCAAGCACCTATTGTTATTGTTTTAAGTAATACATTGCAAAATGAACAAAGTTCTTCACACCAGAGAAAAGAATGATAAACTACTCTGAGGCTTGAGGCCTAAATCTCGCCacctttaagaaaataaataggagTATAAGTAACTCAGCACTTTGTAGGATCATGCCCTCTAAATGTGATGCATGTTCCATCTGTAGTCACTGCAGATAGCTGGGTCTTGTTTTACATGTTCTTGATGAGCCTTAAGACACTGCTCTGTGCATGTCTTGTATCTGTCCTTTGCATTCCATATGTCTTCTTCCTCAACTTGTAGGTGGAAAGAGAGATGACGTATGAGAAATTGGCTGAATGGACCAAATCAACCAATATGATGAAAGCTGAAGTGGATCTGTACCTGCCCAAGTTGAAGGTGGAAGAGAATTATGATCTTCAATCCCCTCTGAGGAGCATGGGGATACGAAATGCTTTTGATCCAGCTCAGGCTGACTTCACAGGGATGTCAGTGAAGAAGGATCTTTTCATCTCACAAGTTATTCACAAAGCTTTTGTGGAGGTCAATGAAGAAGGtactgaggcagcagctgccacaggtGTCTTGACGATGAGATCAAGAGTCCCAACAATGACTTTCAAAGCTGACcacccttttcttttcttcatcagACACAACAAATCACAAACCATCCTCTTCTTCGGCAGGCTTTGCTCACCCTAGTCAGTGAGTCCttgccctgcagagcaggagacGCTTGCTAGCACACAGGCAAACCCCCAAACCTGAAGCTCTCTGCCACCAGGGGGAGCAGAACTTGAACCCCTTCTTCATCAGACCACACACCCTGGTGCCTGAGGCACAGCTCCTCCAGCGTCTCCTTCCTGAGCGGAAGGGACAGCCACGGCAGTGCCACGGGGAGTGTGCAATGCCTCCACCCACAGAGCAATCCTGGCTGTCATTTGGATCAGGCCATCATAGGTAGCTCTGTCCTCACCACTATAAGCTATGGCATTTCTACCTCTCCCACTCACGGCACTGTGCACGAATATATTTTGCCAAAGGCTTTCTTCACACCCTCACGATGAGGCTGCTTATCCTGGTGCAGTCCTAGCATGTACTCCCAGCTCAGACCCAGCTCCTACTTTTTAAGCCCTACACTAAGCCCTTGTGTTGTTACTGGAGGCAGATCCTCCCAACCTTCACCCTGTGGCCGTCCCCTTGCTTTCTTTCCACATCTCAGCTGCAAATGTCCATTAGCTCCCAATAACCCTCATGTTAATCCACAAAttccttttaataaaaaaaaaaaaaaaaaatttctttttttttaatacacccCTATTAGGGCTATTTGCCCCACTCAGACCCTCAGGAACGAGAGGAAGGGTTAAGCCCGTACGGTGTCTGGCTATAGCAACAGCTCAATTTTGCTCAAAGCAATCCTAGCTTCAGAAATAAGTAATAGTAATTAATAACTCCTCATGGAGCGGAGGTGTTTTCTGACAGAGCTGCCACGAGAGGGAGGCAGAGGTGGAGGAACACGGGCAGTGGCCGGCGGAGCTGCAAGGGGAGGGGACAGGCCTCCGCCAGGACCCACTGAGGccgcggggggggggggcgccATTTTACCATTTTACCGGGTGGGGCTGAGGCGCCTGCCCGTTCCCGGAGGGCAAGAGGGCAAGGGTGAAGCGCCTCCGCCTCTGGCTAGATCCCGGGAGGGGCCGggctcccttcctctccctctgctcgGCTGCGGGGTGAGTGCGGCGGCCGCgttgctcttgctgctgctgcgttGGCCTCAAGGTTTCCTACTGGAGAAGCCTGTGCCTGTGACTTTTAGGGTTTTCTTGGTTTGcgtggtgatttttttttttttttttttttttaaataagtggAGCTGAGTGGcgttgctttttttccttccctctttcgTGACGTTCCCTAAACACCGCCGCTTCTTGGCAGCTGGAGCCCCGGCGGTGCGGCTGGAGCGCTTCGTGTGGGAAGGCCGGGCGCACCGCGGGGATGCGGGGCCGGCCCCGCTGCTGCCCGGCTCCTGACCCCCGTGCCTCCGCAAGGgcggggaggggcagggaggagtCTGACACTGTCCCAGCAACCTGAGGCACGGAAAGCCAAAGGTTTGGCGTTCCCTGGAAGCGAAGAGCTCTTCTtccgccccgccccgggctTGGCCCCGCTGTGGACGTTTCAACCCCGCAACCCCGCGGTGCTCCCGGCGCTCCCACGAGAAGCGCTCCAGCCGCACCGCCGGGGCTCCAGCTGCCCGGAAGCGGCGGTGTTTAGGGCACGACCCAGGGAGAGCTGCGGTGCCAAGGGCCACCCCCAGGAGCTGTCCGCGGTCTCCCCCTGCAAGTGTTTTAACATCTCTCCCAACTCTCAAAATCCTAAATGAAGCCTTTTCCCTCAAGGAAGCCTGCTTTGATGGAGCGGGTGGGAAAAGGGGTTTCTGTGCTACAGACAGAACTTTGTCTATGGAGATGGACCCAGGCTGGTGCTCGCTGCCCTGAGTTCCCTTTGGGGGCTGAGTTTGAAAGAGTCAGCTGGAGTCTCCTCTAATGTAGCTGACACGACATAGGGAAGTGTCATTGCTGGACGCTGATCCACGTCGTATTTTTGGTGGGAAGTATCTCTTGGGCCgcaggctggaggagagctGCACTCTGCTGTGGTTTCCCCATGGTGAGGCCCTGCAGTGGTTGTCTGCTGACTGATCTACATGCAGCCTTTCAGTCCAAAAAAGCTGCTCTGAAGCATAGGTGTCGACTGCTGAGAATGTACGCTTCAAATTCAGAGTGGTAGGAACACAAAAGCTCTGCACAAGTGTCTCACTGCTGACCTGCAGAGCACGGGGAGAGTAGAGTGAGGAATGAGTTGCTGTCAGCAAACCTTTTGGCCACTGAGGGCTTTGGAGCAGTTTACAATTGACAAATAGGTACTTGTATCATGAGGTTTTTTGTTCAGTAAAGTGTGGTCATTGTGTATTGTCTCCGAAACTGTGGATTCCAAATTGTGTATTGTCTCTGACGAGAAGGGTGTCTGTAGTTATGTTGCTACTCCTGAGCTGGGCAGAGAAAGCGTAGTTGACTGTGCAGATGTAACTCCCACCCTTGTGTCCCAGTTGTTGAGTATTATTTATGACTGGGCTAAATGCCCCTGATTTTCAGGCAGGCAAATAGTGTAAGTTCCATAATTTTGTCTGTAAATTCTTACCTGTCCGTGGAAGCCCTACACCTTCTAGAAAATAACTACCTGCTGGTGTCACTATTCCTGTGTGTTTTGACCCGGAGGTCAAAGAAACTGCTAACAATCAGCAGATACTGGGAGTGTAGGAAAAATCTGGTCTTCATTGTAACCAATGTGAATGTCATGTGTCTCCTCTTTTATTGCTGTGCAGTGCATAAATTACTCATTCAAATACAATTGGAGGATTGTTTCTATCTAAGCATGCTTGTTTTttggttgaattttttttaagttatggGAGAACAGAAATAGGATAAAATTGCTGCTGTTTATAGTAAAGCTGCTAGCAAGGAATTTTCTTGGGTGGATAAATATGCATGTGGAAATGCTCTTTTCAACTCACTGTCTAAGACAGTGAATCAGTAAGACGAATTAGGTGGTGGTTTTGTATTTGGTAGCAACATGCCAACACTAGGCCCTGCCTAAAGGGAAGAACAAAACCCAGAGACAGTAAAACAATCAGCATTTATCTTATGATGACTTATGATACTTGTCTGTGGTTAATTCAGTGTTCGAGTACTTATTGCTCATTGAATAGGTGTGGTGTTTTTAATCTCAGATTCACTACCTATAGCAGATGTATATAGAGTATGACAGGCACTGAGTTTATGATTGCGTGCGTTGCCATGTTGCAAGCAATAAAATGGAACTAAAAtgaactttgatttttttttttctttgtaatacAGCAGGAAATTGCAGTCACCTGTCATGCTGGTGacataaatttttttctttccttctattATCTTGTAACCCAAGTCCTCCTACCGACttctcccagcccggctggcAGGTTTAAAACCCAGTGTGCACGCGTAGAGGCAAGCTGCAGCTACCACTGAAGGTCTGTTGACTTAGAGAAGGTAAGAGTTGGTAATTCTGCTCTTCTGATGTGTAACTTTGTCTCTGGTGGTCCAATAAaggcaaattattttctgtgtgaagTCAAGAGAGACTTCTTTCAGCTAGCCCTGAACAAAATGCTGGTGTGCATGATCTCCTCAAAAGATGTCCCACTGTGTAGGTGTGGGATTGAAATCCAGTAGCAGACTCTAAATCGCTGAAATAATTCTCATGTGTAATATGGGATCTCAGGTGCTTGTGGCACCAAATCAGTCTCCAGTGAGCTGATAATTTTCCAACCTTTGCTTCCTAGTTTACACTGGGAATtttaaaagggagaaacaaCTGCTTTGTATTCAAATAAAtttgctccattttttttcctgtgttttatgTCCCAGGCTCGGAAGTATGGAGAGCCTCTGTGCAGCAAACACCACTTTTGCTGTGGAGCTGTTAAGAAAGCTGTGTGAGAGGAACAGAGGGCAGAATGTGTTCTTTTCACCATTTagtatttcttctgctttgtctATGGTTCTGCTGGGTTCAAGAGGTAGCACTGAAGCCCAAATAAGCAAGGTAGGTCAAAATAAACTTGGATTGCATTTGGTTTGATCATATGAGCAAGAGATGTGTCTTACAGACTGTGACATGGACTTGTGCTGTGAGAGAGCAGAGCTCTTCCTCTGGTGTGTGTGTAAACAGAATcaattttcattgtattttaaGGGGGAGATTCCTTCATTAAGAAATTAAGAGTTTACTGGGTTTAGTTTGTGCGGCTTTTTGTAGTTTTTGAGACAAAACTTCCTTAATATGTAATTGAGAGGtatggggatttttgtttgcgtggtttttatttatttttttgtgtgggtttgtttgttttgtctttggtttttttttgtttgtttagttggCTTGATTAATCTCTAGCTAAATAAAATATCATCTTCTGCTTCCTTGTTTAGGCTTAATATGAGACAGTATATGTTTTCAAAATGTAGCCAAgcacataaaaaaagaaaaccacagggACTGAATGTGAAACTGTTAGCTTACACATCTTTGTTTTAAACTTGCTCTGATAACACATAGTACTTGCCATGTGTTTTACACATGACCTGACAATATTAAGTGCAGAATCAGACATTTTGGTTGTGATGGTTGGCTCTTTTGCAAAGTGGGAGAGGAGTCAAAACCCGcccattttttgtttgttttttttgttttgttttacatttattATTAACATAATTTTCTCAAAAACTTATGTTGTTGCCATAGATGGAGATACTCAAAATCTgtctggacacagccctggactATGGGCTGTAGATGTCCCTGCTTGGGCAGGGCTTTGGAGCAGATTGTCCCCacaggtcccttcccacctgaGCCATTCTGTGACCTGTAGCTCTTGCCTTGAAGGAAGGGAAATCAGGACTTGCGATTATGCTACTCCAGAACTTATTACTTGTACAAGCACTGGAGTTGTTGTCTTTGTGCAGGTGCTTTCTCTGAAGAATGCCCAGGATGCTCACAATGGGTATCAGTCCCTTCTCTCTGAAATTAATGATCCAAACACCAGATACATCCTGAGAACTGCAAACCGGCTCTATGGAGAAAAGACCTTTGAGTTTCTTGCAGTAAGTAGCCATTAAATTTGTTATGATTCTTAGTATAATGTACTTGCTACCTCTTTCCTCTGGAGGTTCAAGGCAGGCTATGGGATTTGCCTTCTGAATATTTGTGCTGAGAACCAGGAATGCAATTAGTTCCAAGAGAACCCGATGTCTGAACTTGGTGGAGGATCTACTTTTACATAACCCATGATCTGAATATGGCAAAGCAGGGTAAAATCCATCAGTCTCTACATTGAGGATTCTGTGATCTACACATATGTTTGGCTGTGGGACAAATGGTTCATAAATCTTTTAGCTAAAGTCTGAGAAACAAACTTACAAAATATATGTGATGTCCctgaaacataaaataaatacaagaaaaaaattagccaCATTATTGTCAATGAAATTATGTAGAAGTTTGTAGTAGAGTGCATAAGCCATTTGATTTAATAACAATTCCTAGTTTGGAGAAGTGGTATAAATCCTAGGAGGAACTTGTCAGCCAGAACTTCAGTGGCCCTATATGAAGATggggaaggaaagcaggaataTTTCCTTGGGGAATGTAAGGATCAGCTGTGTCTGAATGAGAGTAAATCTCTTGCTGAAAGTCTGTTGTGAATGTCCGTGTTAGTCTTTCATAGAGTCGAGTCAGAAATCCTACCATGCTGGCCTGGAGCAGATGGATTTCCTTCATGCTGCGGAGGATTCCAGGAAACAAATCAATGGCTGGGTAGAGGAAAGGACTGAAGGTGAGTGCTTTGCCAAGTGCCCAGTTGTGTTTAATGGCAGCCATGGTTTGGGTAAGCACCTGTGTTAGGATGTAGGATTGTGACTTCAAACAAATCAAATGCTGAGCTATTGCTGTGTCTGGTCCATAATTCTCTCCTCTATTGTGTATTAAATGCAGAGTAGATACCATCTTGGATAATAACTATGaaataatgtggtttttttcttttgtatcatAAAGGTAAAATTCAGAACCTGTTGGCAGAGGGGATTCTCAATTCCC
This window harbors:
- the LOC120760120 gene encoding heterochromatin-associated protein MENT-like isoform X2; this encodes MESLSVSTNSFTLDLYKKLNETSKGQNIFFSPWSIATALAMVHLGAKGDTATQMAEVSSEISSENIHSGFKKLLSDINKRRSTYLLKSANRLYEEKTYPLLPKFLQLTTSYYNAKPQAVNFKRAAEQVRAQINSWVENKTEGKIQSLLPAGSLHSRTVLVLVNAIYFKGKWEKKFLEQNTSEMPFRISKTKTKPVQMMFLKDKFFTLHETTMKIRIIELPYVENELSMFILLPDDISDNTTGLELVEREMTYEKLAEWTKSTNMMKAEVDLYLPKLKVEENYDLQSPLRSMGIRNAFDPAQADFTGMSVKKDLFISQVIHKAFVEVNEEGTEAAAATGVLTMRSRVPTMTFKADHPFLFFIRHNKSQTILFFGRLCSP
- the LOC120760120 gene encoding heterochromatin-associated protein MENT-like isoform X1, with amino-acid sequence MESLSVSTNSFTLDLYKKLNETSKGQNIFFSPWSIATALAMVHLGAKGDTATQMAEVLHFNQSAREEGSSETRKPSPARPKKRKMDPEHEGAENIHSGFKKLLSDINKRRSTYLLKSANRLYEEKTYPLLPKFLQLTTSYYNAKPQAVNFKRAAEQVRAQINSWVENKTEGKIQSLLPAGSLHSRTVLVLVNAIYFKGKWEKKFLEQNTSEMPFRISKTKTKPVQMMFLKDKFFTLHETTMKIRIIELPYVENELSMFILLPDDISDNTTGLELVEREMTYEKLAEWTKSTNMMKAEVDLYLPKLKVEENYDLQSPLRSMGIRNAFDPAQADFTGMSVKKDLFISQVIHKAFVEVNEEGTEAAAATGVLTMRSRVPTMTFKADHPFLFFIRHNKSQTILFFGRLCSP
- the LOC120760120 gene encoding heterochromatin-associated protein MENT-like isoform X3 produces the protein MESLSVSTNSFTLDLYKKLNETSKGQNIFFSPWSIATALAMVHLGAKGDTATQMAEVLHFNQTENIHSGFKKLLSDINKRRSTYLLKSANRLYEEKTYPLLPKFLQLTTSYYNAKPQAVNFKRAAEQVRAQINSWVENKTEGKIQSLLPAGSLHSRTVLVLVNAIYFKGKWEKKFLEQNTSEMPFRISKTKTKPVQMMFLKDKFFTLHETTMKIRIIELPYVENELSMFILLPDDISDNTTGLELVEREMTYEKLAEWTKSTNMMKAEVDLYLPKLKVEENYDLQSPLRSMGIRNAFDPAQADFTGMSVKKDLFISQVIHKAFVEVNEEGTEAAAATGVLTMRSRVPTMTFKADHPFLFFIRHNKSQTILFFGRLCSP